The following nucleotide sequence is from Solidesulfovibrio carbinolicus.
GCCGTCTTGCCTAGCTTTCACCGTCGCATACACGAGCTTGCAACCGAATGGATGCACGATGGGGTGGAGCTGGTAAAGCGGCAATCTAGGCTCATGAACTTAATGGGCATCGTCCTGATTACGGCTTTAGTTTCAGTTCTGGCAATGGCGATAGGTTCTTTGCAGTCTCAACTCTTACCGACTGGAGGATATTGACATGACGCTTCTTGAAACTCTTGGAGCCATTCTCGTGGGGCTCATCATCCTGGCCGGGGCCGCCTTGGGACTCAACGCGGCGTTTTCTTCGTCGAAGCTCGGGGAGACTGAACAAAATCTCGTCACCCTGCGCATGCAGATACAGCACATGTTTTCCGGAGCCGCCGACTATAGCGGATTGGACAACAGCTTGGCCCTCAAAGCCGGAGTGGTGCCCAAGTCTTTTATCAAGGGGGAATCTCTCAAAAACGCTTTCGGTGGCGACATCACCTTGGCCCCGATGACGGCTGAAGCGGCTTTTTCTATCGAACTCACCACTATTCCCCAGGAAGAGTGTACCAAGCTGGCCAAGTTTCAGACAGATGCCTGGCTTGGTGTGGATGTGAACGGCCATGCCGTGGATCGCCTTTCGAGCACAGTGGTCTCGGATATTGTTTCCTACTGCGAAGAAAACAATACCATTCTCTTTACCGCGAGATAGCCATGCCGCTTTCGCAGTTGACGTATTCGGACCTCATCATCTTGCCGGATGGGACTGCTCGTCTCAAAGGCTGCCCTGAAACAGGGCAGCAACTCGTACCCTTGCCGAAAGATTGCGAGGACGAAGTAAAGGATTTGCCCAATCGTTTGGCCGACGCCGTGTTGGCCAAACGTCAGATTGATCCCGCAACCGGACTCCGCACGGAATCCGGAACGATTCGGTTCTTCCATGGCGGCGTCCATTACCGGGTAGCTGACATCCAAGACGTGGACGCGGGGCGAACCTGGTTCTTGCGCCGTTTGGCTGAGCGAGTCC
It contains:
- a CDS encoding type 4 pilus major pilin; the protein is MTLLETLGAILVGLIILAGAALGLNAAFSSSKLGETEQNLVTLRMQIQHMFSGAADYSGLDNSLALKAGVVPKSFIKGESLKNAFGGDITLAPMTAEAAFSIELTTIPQEECTKLAKFQTDAWLGVDVNGHAVDRLSSTVVSDIVSYCEENNTILFTAR